The following are encoded together in the Arcticibacterium luteifluviistationis genome:
- a CDS encoding 4Fe-4S dicluster domain-containing protein — protein sequence MAIIITDECINCGACEPECPNTAIYEGGIEWTWAGGTALEEVDFGDGTVIDAKDDQEPVSDEFYYIVSDKCTECMGFHEEPQCAAVCPVDCCVPDPDKVEEEETLLAKKAWLHAEEA from the coding sequence ATGGCGATTATTATAACAGACGAATGCATAAACTGTGGGGCTTGCGAACCTGAGTGCCCAAATACTGCAATTTATGAAGGAGGAATAGAATGGACATGGGCCGGTGGAACTGCTTTGGAAGAAGTAGATTTCGGTGATGGCACCGTTATAGATGCCAAAGATGACCAAGAACCTGTTTCAGACGAATTTTATTATATAGTTTCAGATAAGTGTACAGAGTGTATGGGCTTTCACGAAGAGCCTCAGTGTGCTGCGGTTTGCCCAGTAGATTGCTGTGTGCCAGACCCAGATAAGGTAGAAGAAGAAGAAACACTATTAGCTAAGAAAGCGTGGCTACACGCGGAGGAAGCTTAA